One part of the Phycisphaerae bacterium genome encodes these proteins:
- a CDS encoding B12-binding domain-containing radical SAM protein — protein MRIVLVNPISQSGQGYHTIGSRIPQLGLQVLARCTPAPHQVDIYDEIFGSDNTIDDITSGRYDLVGITAMTSGAARAYQIARACRERGMTVIFGGIHATTCPDEAAEYFDSVVIGEADELWPQILRDFEQGNLKPRYQTDKFPELHEGHGEARQTVEPVNGRYDVASIQTSRGCPTGCKFCSVTRVNGARIRRRTIDSILDEWNAITKSFVFVVDDNFFGLSSKQAEWTKQLLREIIKRGKKRLWFSQTTINMGDDAEALRLAYKAGCRAMLVGLESFDEQNLLEYQKRLASRSLGRYKELIGKFHKAGIAVFGAVIVGADNDVPESIRNAACTAIDLGVDILQITNLTPLPGTDLYDEFKQEGRLIAADYPNDWDKYTFIHTVFEPKRMTARQLDEAMFLFRRAAAECPWVLKRTIKSLFRTRSLTTALFVHGMNKGFLRMAKRQVQFDALALPHLTKVPVTPLPS, from the coding sequence ATGCGTATCGTGCTGGTTAATCCGATATCCCAAAGCGGCCAGGGCTACCACACCATCGGCAGCCGCATCCCGCAACTCGGCCTGCAGGTCCTCGCCCGGTGCACCCCAGCCCCGCACCAGGTCGACATCTACGACGAAATCTTCGGCTCCGACAACACCATCGACGACATCACCTCCGGACGCTACGACCTCGTCGGCATCACCGCCATGACCAGCGGCGCCGCACGAGCCTACCAGATCGCACGCGCCTGCCGCGAGCGGGGCATGACCGTCATCTTCGGCGGCATCCACGCCACCACCTGTCCCGACGAAGCCGCCGAATACTTCGACTCCGTCGTCATCGGCGAAGCCGACGAACTCTGGCCGCAAATCCTCCGCGATTTCGAACAGGGCAACCTCAAGCCCCGATACCAGACCGACAAGTTCCCCGAACTGCACGAAGGCCACGGCGAGGCCCGACAGACCGTCGAACCCGTCAACGGACGCTACGACGTCGCCTCCATCCAGACCTCCCGCGGATGTCCCACCGGCTGCAAGTTCTGCTCCGTCACCCGCGTCAACGGAGCCCGCATCCGACGCCGCACCATCGACTCTATCCTCGACGAGTGGAACGCCATCACCAAGAGCTTCGTCTTCGTCGTCGACGATAACTTCTTCGGCCTCTCCTCCAAGCAGGCCGAGTGGACCAAGCAACTGCTCCGCGAAATCATCAAACGCGGCAAGAAACGCCTCTGGTTCAGCCAGACCACCATCAACATGGGCGACGACGCCGAAGCCCTGCGGCTGGCCTACAAAGCCGGATGCCGCGCCATGCTCGTCGGCCTCGAAAGCTTCGACGAACAGAACCTTTTGGAATATCAAAAACGCCTCGCCAGCCGCTCGCTGGGCCGCTACAAGGAACTGATCGGCAAGTTCCACAAGGCCGGCATCGCCGTCTTCGGAGCCGTCATCGTCGGAGCCGACAACGACGTCCCCGAGTCCATCCGCAACGCCGCCTGCACCGCCATCGACCTGGGCGTCGATATCCTCCAGATCACCAACCTCACCCCGCTGCCCGGCACCGACCTCTACGATGAATTCAAGCAGGAAGGCCGACTCATCGCCGCCGACTATCCCAACGACTGGGACAAGTACACCTTCATCCACACCGTCTTTGAGCCTAAACGCATGACCGCCCGGCAGCTCGACGAGGCCATGTTCCTCTTCCGACGCGCCGCCGCCGAGTGCCCATGGGTCCTGAAGCGCACCATCAAGTCCCTCTTCCGCACCCGTTCCCTGACCACCGCCCTCTTCGTCCACGGCATGAACAAGGGCTTCCTCCGCATGGCCAAACGACAGGTCCAGTTCGACGCCCTCGCCCTCCCGCACCTCACCAAAGTCCCCGTCACCCCGCTCCCAAGCTAG
- a CDS encoding LacI family transcriptional regulator — MAKYEYIARLLENRIRHGDYLLKEVPSERELALEAQVSHMTARKAILHLVDKGLLVRRPNRRLAVRRDRGNARKQVQIALLSSPYPNPYLELWHLWLNEMARERECFVRVIGYCHWDDAVILDTIEGFDGTFLLPLSDQIPLSLIRRIKQAGRPVVILGQDTSEHGIPSLRITSPSMVQKLLDHLGGLGHRHVDCLNTQPPDQVIRARIDQWQLWLAAHGGTGTLFDEPVRVYHSPIRGACETVRRLLDAGELKPNAALFCVTTSAALGALRAIYEKGLKAGKDISVCSAEDGADVAPYLTPALTCLRDRDPKPYLGVCVDWILRGGENWVGPLAVQPADAMVFEGETTGRR, encoded by the coding sequence ATGGCAAAGTACGAATACATTGCACGTCTTCTCGAGAACCGGATCCGTCACGGAGACTATCTCCTCAAAGAAGTCCCCTCCGAACGCGAACTGGCCCTGGAAGCCCAGGTCAGCCACATGACCGCCCGAAAGGCCATCCTCCATCTGGTCGACAAGGGTCTGCTCGTCCGCCGGCCCAACAGGCGGCTGGCCGTCCGACGCGACCGGGGCAACGCCAGGAAGCAGGTCCAGATCGCCCTGCTCTCCTCGCCCTATCCCAACCCGTACCTCGAACTCTGGCACCTGTGGCTCAACGAAATGGCCCGAGAGCGAGAGTGCTTCGTCCGCGTCATCGGATACTGCCACTGGGACGACGCCGTCATCCTCGACACCATTGAGGGTTTCGACGGAACCTTCCTGCTGCCGTTGTCCGACCAGATCCCCCTGTCCCTGATCCGGCGCATCAAGCAGGCCGGCCGGCCCGTGGTCATTCTCGGCCAGGACACGTCCGAACATGGTATCCCTTCCCTGCGGATCACCTCTCCGTCGATGGTCCAGAAGCTCCTGGACCACCTCGGCGGCCTGGGTCATCGGCACGTCGACTGCCTCAACACCCAGCCGCCCGACCAGGTCATCCGCGCGAGAATTGACCAGTGGCAGCTCTGGCTCGCCGCCCACGGCGGAACCGGAACGCTCTTCGACGAACCCGTCCGAGTCTACCACTCGCCGATACGCGGAGCCTGCGAGACGGTCAGACGCCTGCTGGACGCCGGCGAACTCAAACCGAACGCCGCTCTCTTCTGTGTCACCACCAGCGCCGCCCTGGGTGCCTTGCGGGCCATCTACGAAAAGGGCCTCAAAGCCGGAAAAGACATCTCCGTGTGCTCCGCTGAGGACGGAGCGGATGTCGCTCCGTACCTGACGCCGGCCCTGACGTGCCTGCGCGACCGCGACCCCAAGCCGTACCTGGGCGTCTGCGTCGACTGGATCCTGAGGGGAGGGGAGAACTGGGTCGGTCCACTGGCCGTTCAGCCGGCTGACGCAATGGTCTTCGAAGGCGAAACCACTGGACGGCGTTGA
- a CDS encoding type II secretion system protein gives MRKIDAFTLIELLVVVAIIAVLIAMLLPALASAREQAQRVACQSNLMQLGAFFSLFAQDNNDQVAAYRITASGAQWYDFLGGAYEAEIGRSANTRSKILLCPANPVAVVEGPMNVPLTNYAQGDTLAQGFYVTRLGTGPGYPEWGPPYTFSAFRQPSRKIILSEMSEHAWYAFQIIRAWTTGLTAYQAEIAALHAMGADSLFADLHVQWLPQVDLVDPANLGRFCPDWE, from the coding sequence ATGCGAAAAATCGACGCCTTTACCCTCATCGAGTTGCTGGTCGTCGTGGCCATCATCGCGGTACTGATCGCCATGCTGCTCCCGGCCCTGGCCAGCGCCCGCGAACAGGCCCAACGCGTCGCCTGCCAGTCGAATCTCATGCAGCTCGGCGCCTTCTTCAGCCTTTTCGCACAAGACAACAACGACCAGGTCGCCGCCTATCGGATAACCGCCTCCGGAGCCCAATGGTATGATTTCCTGGGCGGAGCGTACGAAGCGGAAATCGGGCGTTCCGCCAATACCCGGTCCAAGATACTGCTGTGTCCAGCCAACCCCGTGGCGGTCGTGGAAGGGCCGATGAACGTGCCGTTGACCAACTACGCGCAAGGCGACACCCTGGCCCAGGGCTTCTATGTGACCAGGCTCGGAACCGGTCCGGGGTATCCGGAATGGGGTCCGCCGTACACGTTCTCCGCCTTCAGGCAGCCGAGCCGCAAGATCATCCTCTCGGAAATGAGCGAGCATGCGTGGTACGCGTTTCAGATCATCCGAGCCTGGACGACGGGCCTGACGGCCTATCAGGCCGAGATCGCCGCCCTTCATGCGATGGGTGCCGATTCCCTCTTCGCCGATCTGCACGTCCAGTGGCTGCCCCAGGTTGATCTGGTCGATCCGGCCAACCTCGGTCGATTCTGTCCCGATTGGGAATAG